One window from the genome of Enterococcus haemoperoxidus ATCC BAA-382 encodes:
- a CDS encoding amino acid ABC transporter ATP-binding protein translates to MINIKNLHKTFGKNEVLKGIDLDVNAGEVVVIIGPSGSGKSTFLRCLNLLEQPTDGTIEFEGKNLLDKDTDIDALRQKMGMVFQNFNLFPHKTVLDNLTISPIKVKKETTDAAKEKALALLEQVGLKDKATSYPSSLSGGQQQRVAIARALAMNPDVMLFDEPTSALDPEMVGEVLAVMKALAVEGMTMVVVTHEMGFAREVADRVIFMDAGIIQEEGTPEEIFGQPKNPRTQDFLRKVL, encoded by the coding sequence GTGATTAATATTAAAAATTTACACAAAACCTTTGGAAAAAATGAAGTCTTAAAAGGCATAGACCTAGATGTAAACGCTGGTGAAGTTGTCGTGATCATCGGCCCTTCTGGTAGCGGAAAAAGTACCTTTTTACGTTGTTTAAACTTATTAGAACAACCAACAGATGGAACGATTGAATTTGAAGGAAAAAATTTATTAGACAAAGATACCGATATCGACGCCCTTCGTCAAAAAATGGGTATGGTATTTCAAAACTTCAATCTATTTCCTCATAAAACAGTTTTAGATAACTTAACGATCAGCCCAATCAAGGTCAAAAAAGAAACAACAGATGCAGCGAAAGAAAAGGCTCTTGCCTTATTAGAACAAGTTGGCTTGAAAGATAAAGCTACTAGCTACCCTTCCAGCTTATCTGGCGGACAACAACAACGGGTAGCAATTGCCCGTGCGCTAGCAATGAATCCTGACGTGATGCTTTTCGATGAACCGACGTCTGCACTAGATCCAGAAATGGTTGGTGAAGTGTTAGCTGTTATGAAAGCATTAGCCGTTGAAGGAATGACAATGGTTGTCGTAACCCATGAAATGGGCTTTGCACGTGAAGTTGCCGACCGTGTGATTTTCATGGATGCTGGAATCATTCAAGAAGAAGGGACACCAGAAGAAATTTTTGGACAACCGAAAAATCCTAGAACACAAGATTTTTTAAGAAAAGTGTTGTAA
- a CDS encoding ABC transporter substrate-binding protein/permease — translation MKLCKKTLALIIPILLVLLTFIPITTAIAEEPDPVYDSIMKRGELIVGLSADYAPYEFHADVDGKDQVVGFDISIAQKIADDLGVKLKIEELGFDALLGALKTGKIDLIISGMAPTPERLQEVNFSTPYMTVQQKVVVRKDDKDTFKSTKDFDGVKVGVQKQTTQEELAKTELVGSIPTSLQKVPDIIMNLKNKKVNAAVLEGPVAEAYVERDKELTFADVTFEQGQKDAAVAIPKNAPVLEQKVNASIKTINDNNLLDGYKKEAGKLMFTDDESFLGKYGKFYISGAGYTIFLAFMGVLFGAILGGLLALMKLSKSKILRGIAICYIEYVRGTPLLVQIFIVYFGTGVLGLDLSKIAAGCIALALNSGAYVAEIVRAGINAVNKGQLEAARSLGMNQPQAMRYIILPQAIKNILPALGNEFVTVIKESSVVSVIGVSELIFQAGNVQGASFKPFLPYLVVSLIYFVLTFTISRLLGVAERRMSTSD, via the coding sequence ATGAAATTATGTAAAAAAACCTTAGCACTTATTATCCCTATATTGCTGGTACTACTCACTTTTATCCCCATAACCACAGCAATTGCGGAAGAGCCTGATCCAGTCTATGACAGCATTATGAAACGTGGTGAACTGATTGTTGGTTTGTCTGCTGATTATGCACCATATGAATTTCATGCAGATGTAGATGGCAAAGATCAGGTCGTTGGATTCGATATCTCGATCGCGCAAAAAATCGCAGATGATCTTGGGGTCAAATTAAAAATTGAAGAACTGGGTTTTGATGCATTATTAGGTGCATTGAAAACAGGTAAAATCGATTTAATCATTTCAGGTATGGCACCAACTCCTGAACGTCTTCAAGAAGTTAATTTTTCAACACCTTACATGACCGTTCAACAAAAAGTAGTTGTTAGAAAAGATGACAAAGATACATTCAAATCAACAAAAGATTTCGATGGTGTAAAAGTCGGCGTCCAAAAACAAACCACGCAAGAAGAGTTGGCAAAGACAGAATTAGTAGGTTCGATTCCAACATCTTTACAAAAAGTACCCGACATCATCATGAACTTAAAAAATAAAAAAGTTAATGCTGCAGTTCTAGAAGGTCCGGTTGCTGAAGCTTACGTTGAACGCGATAAAGAGTTGACATTTGCTGACGTTACATTTGAACAGGGCCAAAAAGATGCCGCTGTTGCCATTCCCAAAAATGCACCTGTTTTAGAACAAAAGGTCAATGCTTCGATCAAAACCATCAATGATAATAACTTACTTGATGGTTATAAAAAAGAAGCTGGTAAATTAATGTTTACTGATGATGAGAGTTTCCTTGGAAAATACGGTAAATTCTATATTAGTGGTGCTGGTTATACAATTTTCTTAGCCTTTATGGGTGTATTATTCGGTGCTATCTTGGGTGGTTTATTAGCCTTAATGAAGTTATCTAAATCAAAAATTTTACGTGGTATTGCGATTTGCTATATTGAATATGTTCGTGGTACTCCTTTATTAGTTCAAATCTTTATCGTTTATTTTGGTACAGGTGTGTTAGGGCTTGATTTATCCAAAATCGCTGCTGGTTGTATCGCTCTTGCCTTAAATAGCGGGGCTTATGTTGCTGAAATCGTTCGTGCTGGAATCAACGCCGTTAATAAAGGTCAGTTAGAAGCCGCTCGTTCTCTTGGTATGAATCAACCGCAAGCAATGCGTTACATCATTTTACCGCAAGCAATCAAAAATATCTTACCTGCTTTAGGAAACGAGTTTGTAACTGTAATCAAAGAATCTTCTGTCGTTTCGGTAATCGGGGTTTCAGAGTTGATTTTCCAAGCCGGTAATGTTCAAGGCGCAAGCTTTAAACCATTTTTACCATACCTTGTAGTATCATTGATTTACTTTGTTTTAACCTTTACCATTTCACGCCTGTTAGGTGTTGCTGAAAGGAGAATGAGCACTAGTGATTAA
- a CDS encoding iron-containing alcohol dehydrogenase family protein: protein MNQSLIVRGAPQEYECRVGAWDDLEEHLNRRKIKRVMVLHGKDSWEAAKSYFPTLVNIDAHFVYYGGECTDEQTLALKQRFEQEQSEGIIAVGGGKIADLGKAVANQCNTPILILPTLAATCAAYTPLSVIYKTDGAMDRYDVFAQSNALVLIEPKVILDSPIALMIAGIGDTLAKWYEADAMISQLEVQPIEIQVAAFAAKKCRDVLLSDSQEALAAMESKEINQAFLNVVETNILLGGMVGGFGDDYGRTSGAHSIHDALTILQESHQQLHGNKVAYGVFVQLVIENKWAEIEQLIPFYHSLDLPISLKEMNMSLSEDDYQRVAERAAQPHETIHYMKEKITPEIVKRAMMKLETAMSDK from the coding sequence ATGAATCAATCATTGATAGTAAGAGGAGCACCGCAAGAATATGAATGCCGAGTGGGTGCGTGGGATGATTTAGAAGAACACTTAAATAGAAGAAAAATCAAACGGGTAATGGTTTTACATGGGAAAGATTCATGGGAAGCAGCTAAATCTTACTTTCCTACATTAGTGAATATAGATGCACACTTTGTTTATTATGGTGGAGAATGCACGGACGAGCAGACGCTAGCTTTAAAGCAAAGGTTTGAGCAAGAGCAGTCAGAAGGAATCATTGCTGTCGGAGGTGGAAAAATTGCAGATTTAGGTAAAGCGGTGGCAAACCAATGTAACACACCGATTTTGATTTTACCCACATTAGCGGCAACCTGTGCGGCTTACACACCGCTTAGCGTAATCTATAAGACTGATGGTGCTATGGATCGCTATGATGTCTTTGCACAAAGCAATGCCTTGGTTTTAATTGAGCCTAAAGTTATTTTGGATTCACCCATTGCATTGATGATTGCAGGGATTGGTGATACTTTAGCTAAATGGTACGAAGCAGATGCAATGATTTCGCAATTAGAAGTACAACCCATCGAAATCCAAGTAGCTGCTTTTGCAGCCAAAAAATGCCGAGATGTCTTGCTTTCTGACAGTCAAGAAGCGCTTGCTGCTATGGAAAGTAAAGAAATCAATCAAGCCTTTTTAAATGTTGTCGAAACGAATATTCTACTCGGCGGAATGGTTGGCGGATTCGGTGATGATTATGGACGAACGTCTGGCGCTCACTCGATTCATGATGCATTAACTATTTTGCAAGAGAGCCATCAACAGTTACATGGTAATAAAGTGGCTTACGGTGTTTTTGTCCAGTTAGTGATTGAAAATAAGTGGGCTGAAATCGAGCAACTAATCCCGTTTTATCACAGCCTTGATTTACCAATTTCTTTAAAAGAGATGAATATGAGTTTATCAGAGGATGATTATCAGCGTGTTGCTGAGCGCGCTGCCCAGCCGCATGAAACGATTCATTATATGAAAGAAAAGATTACGCCTGAAATTGTGAAAAGAGCTATGATGAAGCTTGAAACAGCGATGAGCGATAAATAA